GTAAACGGAAGAGCAGTAGTTACATTTTTCAGAGTTGATAAAGACAAGGGTGAGAAAACTTCTCTCCATTGCAAAAGCGAACAACTGTCTTGATATATCAGCacgtgaaaggaaaaaaaactttaacaaaAACTTGGTTATTATATTTGTCAGTGGTTGGTTTTGGTCATCCCCAAAATTATAGCCCCAAAtcgttaaaattttaaaattttgcttTATTACTCTTGTAAAAGTTGTCTTCACAGTTTCACAccagcgtgtttttttttttgtagcgaTTAGTTCTTTTTCCACAATCATTGTTTACTCAGCAGGACGGACCATCATTTTAGTGCTCTTCAGGGAAGATAGTCCTCGAAATAATTTCCAATCAATACCAtcttgaaaaatatattttccattCACATATCTTCCATTTAGAAAACTGTAAAAAGAGGGAGAAGAAAAGAGCAAATTTTTTGTAAGTTTTAACTCCTATCGGGAACATTGTGGATTCCTAGTACCTTTGATAACAGTTGTAAAACCACCACCCGCCTTCGAATTTTTCGGCACAGTTGGAATTAGAATTATCATTGTCTCGATCGTATGTTGAAAACAATTCATCCTTGTGATGAGTAAATGAGTCACCCGCAGTGCCGGAATATTCACCGACCGATTTTAAGACGTATTTCTCACTTTCATCACCGATTTGAAAGTCATCATAATGTGCATACGCAATCACACCGTCGAAGTCTTCCATCACGATGAGCAGCTCGTGACGACGGGATTTCACGATCATGTGCAGCTTTTCCAACCCCAACCAGTGTTCACCGCGTAGATCACCGAACCCCTGCTTATACTCGGTCCAGTTGCGACGGAAACTGACCGAACCGTTCAAACGTCGCTGGAAAACGATCCAGTTGTCACCATATCCATGATTATTTGTCCAGTCGCGAACTGCTGCAAAAGTAATATCTTTCGATGGATCCGGTCGCATAAAGTACACTCCTGAGTCTTCCGGAAATCGTCCGAACTTGTGATCTATTTTGATCAGCCGTTGCTTAGTTGAGGTTGCAAAGCTTTGTAATTGTACCGAAACTTCTCCCACAAATTTGTTGGTGGTTTTCAACGCgtca
The Anopheles moucheti chromosome 2, idAnoMoucSN_F20_07, whole genome shotgun sequence genome window above contains:
- the LOC128296770 gene encoding fibrinogen C domain-containing protein 1-like — translated: MTTPKSQILKRIELLSHNLSDKIKSFNDRVNEMNGDMGISSLLLVQNDTNNLFKSSTKSLEKVSEQLQSFSTSTTQRMTNLEHKFGRFPEDSGVYFMRPDPSKDITFAAVRDWTNNHGYGDNWIVFQRRLNGSVSFRRNWTEYKQGFGDLRGEHWLGLEKLHMIVKSRRHELLIVMEDFDGVIAYAHYDDFQIGDESEKYVLKSVGEYSGTAGDSFTHHKDELFSTYDRDNDNSNSNCAEKFEGGWWFYNCYQSFLNGRYVNGKYIFQDGIDWKLFRGLSSLKSTKMMVRPAE